In the genome of Pontibacter actiniarum, the window AGCCAGCGCGCATACAGGTACGCCATGTGGCACTGATGAACAGCGTCGGCAAAACAGTGCTCACAGCCGAAGCGCGCGACCGCACGTTGCAACTGGATATACGCCACCTGCTGCCCGGCATGTACTTCCTGCACCTGCGCAGCTCCAACGGCACCGAAATCCGTAAGGTCAACATCATCCGCTAAGGAAGAGCTCCAGCCCATAAATAAGCCTCTGGCAAGTACGTATAACTTGCCAGAGGCCTTCTCTGTTTGCCAATGCGCTTTTAACCGCGCTTACTGCCCCTGCAGCGTTACCACAACCGTGCGCTTGGAGGCGTGGTCACGGTGCTCGCACAGGTAGATGCCCTGCCAGGTGCCCATATTCAGTTCGCCGTTTTTGATAGGTATCGTCACTGAAGCGCCAAGCAAAGCCGCTTTCAGGTGTGCAGGCATGTCATCGGAGCCTTCTAAAGTATGGCGGTAGTACGGCTGGTTCTCTGGCACCATATGGTTGAAGTGACTCTCGAAATCCTGTCGCACAGTGGGGTCGGCATCCTCGTTTATTGCCAGGCTGGCAGAGGTATGCTTGATAAAAACATGTGCCAGGCCCACACTTATTCCCTCCAACTCCGGCAGCTGAGCCACCAGCAAATCGGTAATCAAATGGAAGCCCCGCTTTACGGCAGGCAGCCTTATCTCTTTCTGAAACCACATATGTTTACAATAAAATGAGTGGGTGAATGAGTGAACAAGAGTTGCTGTAAAGCACATGCTATACTTATACTTGCACGGCTTGGGTGTAGTCAGATAAAAAGTAAGGTGGAGTTAACTCTAAATTCACCTTACTTACTCATCCGCTCATTCAAAATTAATCTATGGTACGCTCATACGCACCGGCGTCGGGTTTGGTGGTGCTGCGGGTGGTGCCTTTGATATCCTGCAGGACGTTAGGGAGCATTTTGGCCGCGCCGCTGGCAGGGGAGAGGGTGTCTAGGCTAAAGTCATACTTGGCCGGTGCCTCAAACTTCGGCTCTGTATTGAGGATGTTCCCCTGGCCCGCCAGCTCTGTTTTGTACCGCTCGGTGCGCAGCAGGTTGTTACTGGCGTCTGCCAGGGCGCTGAACGGCTCTATCAGCACTTCATCCTGATAGCTGAACCCATCAGAGTACACAATCGTGTTCACCAGCCGCAGCG includes:
- a CDS encoding secondary thiamine-phosphate synthase enzyme YjbQ; this translates as MWFQKEIRLPAVKRGFHLITDLLVAQLPELEGISVGLAHVFIKHTSASLAINEDADPTVRQDFESHFNHMVPENQPYYRHTLEGSDDMPAHLKAALLGASVTIPIKNGELNMGTWQGIYLCEHRDHASKRTVVVTLQGQ